TGGCAACGCTGGCCGAAGTGACGGGAAAGCTGGAGCTGATCGTTGCGCGCGAACCCACGCTCGCCCTGGCCCCCGTTGATGTGCGCACCATCGTGCACGACTTGTTCGCCAACACGGAAACCATTGAGGCGATGACCGACGAGGCGCTGGATGCCCTCAAACATGGCGAGGTGCAACAGGCTCGCCACGTGCTGGCTTTGCTGGCCAGTGAAATCGTGATCACGGTCACCAACATCCCTTTGGCGTCCTATCCCGCAGCCGTGAAGGCAGTCGTGCCGCTGATCGATAAGGGCAAGATCGAAGAAGCCAAAGCCGCGCTGCAGGCAGCGCTCAGCACGTTGGTCGAGACGCGCAGCGTGCATCCGCTGCCCGCCCTGCGCGCCAGGCTGCTCCTGAAGCGCGCCGAGACCTTGGTAGAAGATGGTCAGCGGAGCGAAGCGTCCAATGAGCGCCTGGAGACATTATTGAACGAAGCGCGGCAGCAGTTGGAAATGGCAGAACTGCTGGGCTATGGAAAGAAGAAGGACTTTGAGCCCCTGTATGCTGAACTCAAGAAAGTCAAGCAAAAGACGGCTGGGGGAGGCGGCGGAAAAGGCTGGCTCGATGAAATCAAGGCAAAGCTGTCCAAGTTGTTCTGAAACCGCTGGAGAGGGGGCGCATAGCGCCCCCTCTCTTGTCCCATGAGCGTTTGATTTTTTATTTTGTATAGATCTTTAGGAGATATTGCATGAACACAGACACCATCGCTAATTCCAATGCGGATGACCCCACCAAAGCACTGTGTTCGCTGAGCCAAAATTGGTGGCTTTTTGTGCTGCGCGGTGTCTTGGCATTGATTTTTGCAGCCCTTGCGTTCTGGATGCCACAATCGGCTCTGTTGGCCATGACCATCATGTTCGGCGCATTTTCCTTGGTCAATGGCGCTTTCAACTTGGTTGCAGCGGTGCGCCATATCCAGAAAAAAGAGCGCTGGGGCTGGCTGCTGTTCAGCGGCATTGTCGGCATACTTACCGGCGTCGTCGTCCTGGTTGCTCCTTGGGTCGCCACGATAGTCTTGGCTTCTTTTTTATGGGCTAGCGTGGGCTTCTGGGCGATTTTCACCGGTGTGCTGGAGATATCCGCCGCCGTTCGGCTGCGTCAAGAAATCAAGGGTGAAATTTGGCTTGCCTTCAGTGGACTGCTCTCGATTGTCCTTGGCGCTATCGTCTTGTGGAT
This Desulfovibrio desulfuricans DNA region includes the following protein-coding sequences:
- the yfdX2 gene encoding heat resistance protein YfdX2; protein product: MNEQTSNPNATNEGINEQAAVSSLPVSPEAKPEVVTEVQPEVQKEMDSQAADKRKQVLDEAVSALALTKSALAALDGKDAARALATLAEVTGKLELIVAREPTLALAPVDVRTIVHDLFANTETIEAMTDEALDALKHGEVQQARHVLALLASEIVITVTNIPLASYPAAVKAVVPLIDKGKIEEAKAALQAALSTLVETRSVHPLPALRARLLLKRAETLVEDGQRSEASNERLETLLNEARQQLEMAELLGYGKKKDFEPLYAELKKVKQKTAGGGGGKGWLDEIKAKLSKLF
- the hdeD-GI gene encoding heat resistance membrane protein HdeD-GI, producing the protein MNTDTIANSNADDPTKALCSLSQNWWLFVLRGVLALIFAALAFWMPQSALLAMTIMFGAFSLVNGAFNLVAAVRHIQKKERWGWLLFSGIVGILTGVVVLVAPWVATIVLASFLWASVGFWAIFTGVLEISAAVRLRQEIKGEIWLAFSGLLSIVLGAIVLWIFFSRPVESFLAAGWLLGFYAAVYGVTLLFLSWRLRKTRQG